TGTAGGGGCGCATGGCGTGCGCCCGCATTATGGCGACCTCCGGTCGCGCCGTGCAGGAGCCAGGGGATGAGAACAAGAGCGGACATCCTGTGACCAGCGTGATGATCTCCACGGAAGTGGGGCATTCTTTGTAAAGTGAACAATTCCGTCTCAAATTACAGGTCTCCTCGCGGTTTCTTAGTCCTCGCTCAAATTCTGCAACGCGCACCAGGCGGCTCCCAGTAGGGCGGCCTTATCGTTCAAAATCACTCGGACCGGCATTTGAGAAAGAAGCTCTTTGAATCTGCCCTTTGCTGTGAAGGCTTTCATGAAGGCGCCTTCCTTGAGTTTCGGTAAAATCTTCGGCGAAATGCCGCCCCCGAGGTAAATCCCTCCGGTGGTCATTCCTGTGAGGGCCAGGTTGCCGGCGTAAGCCCCGAGAATTGAAACAAAAATCTCTAGCGCCTTGATGCACAGCGGCTCTTTTTGGTCCAGCGCCGCGTCTGAAATCACCATAGGAGGATCTTCAGACTTCAGCCTTTCCGCAAGCCAGTCAGGTTCGTCATAGTCTCCGCGATCTCTCAGCCAGGAATAAATGTCGGCCAAGCCGGGCCCTGAAATGACGCGTTCCACGCTCACGTGGTCGAATTTATTCCTGAGGTACTTCAAAAGATCTGCTTGATCGCCATCAGTGGGGGCAAAATCCGCGTGGCCTCCTTCAGAAGGCACGGGATGCAATTTCTTACCGACTGTCACGATCAGAGCGACGCCCAGGCCGGTTCCCGGTGCAACAATTCCCATGTTGCCCTTGGCGTTTTCGGCAACGGGGTTCAATTCAAAGATCTCGTCGTTTCTCAGCAGTGGGACTGCGTGGGCCGTGGCTGTCAAGTCATTGATAAGGCGGACCTTCTTCCATCCGAAGTCGTCCTTGATAACCTGTTCGGACACTTTCCAAGGCAGATTCGTTGTCTTGCTGGAACCTTCGATAACGGGACCGGGTATGCCGAAGCAGGCAGAAGCGATAGGCTCGGATTTGTCAGCTATGAATGCGGCGATCAGGTCCGACAGCGTCACTGCGGCTTTGCTTGTAAAAGACTCCATGGTGACAAGTTCCGGCCGCGCGGCTCCCGGCACGAACAGTCCCAGATTCGTCTTGGTTCCGCCCACGTCCCCCGCCAGTACGGTCGTCCGATCAATAGCGCCGCTCATCGGTCACCTCTTGGACCATTTTCGGTGCAAAGTGAAAACGATCAACTACTACAAGGGCATAGACGGCTACACAAGAAAAATCTCTTATATACGTGAATTATTCCGTTATAAGTAATGGATTGTTTCCTTTGCTCAGCAGATTTTGCAGAGGCCGTGAACACATGGCTCCTGGACCTTACTTCAGGCTGCCGCGTGAAATTGTCATTGCGAGGAGTGAAACGACGAAGCAATCTCATTTTCAGTGGGACGGCCCCGCGTGGAACAAGGGATTGCCCGTCACCGCAAATAGACAGGCGCGCTGACGGCCTACCTTGCCCGCTGCCAGCGGTCCTAATTTTCGCTGCGTAAGTAAATGGTTACTCAGAAGGTCTTGCAGACCCAGCGGTAGATTCTTTCGGCGGCCTTGAAATGATGGGGGGTGTTGAGGACCACCACAAGGTAATCCCTCTTCTCGTTCTTGAACTGGGCCACAATGCACCTGCCGGCCATGTTGGTGAAACCGGTTTTGGCCCCTGCCACCGGCAAGTCTCTGTGTAACAGTTTGTCATTGGACGCGAGAGGATAGTCTCGCGCCGGCTGGTTACGTGTCCGCATGGTGTAGGTCTTCATGCCGGAGATTTCGCGAATAAGCGGGTACTTGAAGGCCTCACGGGCGATGATGGCAACTTCCTCCGCTGTCGCAAGGTTCGGCTTGCGTGTCATCAGGTTGCGATGATCTTTACGGCCAAGCATGAATTTCATGTCCAGCCCGCTGGGAGTGAAGATGTTCGTCCGGGAAGCCCCGAGGAGCGCGGCGCGACGATTCATTGCCGTGATGAAGGCGGTTCTTCCTCCCTTGGGATAGGAGCGAGCCAGCACCTCCGCACAATCGTTTCCCGATTCGATCAGCATCCCGTGAAGCAGGTCTTTGACACTCAATAGATCTCCAGGTCGAATGCCGACTGTGTGGCGTTCCACCTCTTTTATGTCATCCGGTACCGTCAGGACATTGTCGAGGTTCATCTCATCAATGACGATCATGGCTGTAAGCAGCTTCGTGATGCTCGCAATGGGAAGAGGTTCCGAAATATTTTCAGCCAGCATCGGTCTATTGGAAGAGCAGTCCAAGCAGTACAAAGCCCTGGCCTTTACGGCGGGCTTCGGCCCGGTTGCCACGGTCTTAGGAGCGGACAAAAGAGAAGGAGCGGAAGGGTCGGGCCTCATTGGCTGACTTGCGGGTATCAGCTCAGCTTTTGTCACCGGGCGTAGGGTGGGATGAGCTGCATCAACCGCTTTACGCGTATCCGAGGGAACGGCCTTCGGTCGAGGCGGCGAGCCCAGAGCGGCGCGGCTCCCGTTCGGATTTGCCAGATGAGCCACAGGAGCAGCCTGAACCGGGCCGCTGGGAGGCCGTGCCACAACCGGTGCGGCCTGGGGCCTTGGCCGGTCCGCCACAGCGGCCGGAGCCTTCGGCGGTGTGATGAAGACGGCTTGGCCGTTCCCTGTTCTGGTGACCAGTGCCTCGATGTTTGTCTGGGCCGGGACAGGTTCAAGGCAGAAGCCCGGTCCGCAACTTATCAAGGTCACAGCGGTGGCCACCAAAAGAAGCCGAACAGACAAACCCACTCCACCTCCACCTTCCTTACAGGGGGGCGTCCCTACGGATTTGTTAGCTGAAAAGATCTTATAATCCAAGGAAATTAACCATACCACTTGAGCAAATCGCCGAAGATTGTATCAACCTATTAAAAATAAACACCAAAGTCACTTCTGTCAAGCCAATAATTGCTTCGGTGGCAACTGTTACCCTATCCGGGGACGCTTCACCCATCCAAGGAAGAGATCTACCACCGCAGAGGCCGCGGAGAGTACGGCGCGCACGGCCGTGCGCGCCGTACTCTTCTCTGCGCGCTCTGCGTTCTCTGCGGTGAAATGGTTTTCTGCAACCTCCTCGCGTAACTGAATGGTTGCCTTCGGCAGCTTTCGAGACTCTCAGATGCTCCCGTTAAACCGGGTAGCCACGGCCCCTCGAAATCTCTGAGGCTCGGGTAAAAAGTCCTTTTCGATCATCGCGTACGCGCTATGGTTGTGAATGGACTCGAAGTTCTCCGCTTCAATACGATACCACGGGAAGTTGTCTTTTTCGCGAAGCATGGAAACGGCTGATCGAACCACATCTTCCACAAACATCGGGTTTTCAAATGCCCTTTCTGTAACATATTTTTCATCGGGCCTCTTGAGAAGCGAATAGATCTCTGAACTGACCGAGGATTCCACCACCTCAATGATATCTTCTATCCAGAAGAACTTCTTGAATTTGAGTTGGACGCGTACCAGACCGCGTTGATTGTGAGCACCGTGGTCCGAAATTTCTTTTGAGCATGGGCAAACAGTCGTGACCGGAACTTCCACACCCACGATAAGGTCAAAGCGCTCCCCCAGAGCGCCGCTCATAAAACAGGTGTATGCCATCAAGCCCGGCGTCGCGGTGACAGGGGCCATCTTTTCAATGAAGTATGGGAACTCGACATTCATGTGAGCGCTTTGTGCGTGGAGCTTGTTTTTTATCTTTTCGAGGATTTCCTGGAACTTCTCCATCGAGACTTCCCCGCGGAATTCGTTGAGAACTTCTATAAATCGGCTCATGTGAGTTCCCTTGAAATCATGGGGCAGATTCACGAAAAGATCAAAAAGACCAACTGTGTGCTGCCACCCTTTTCTCCTATCTTTTACCGCGATAGGATAGCGCAAGCCTTTTACCCCCACCTTGTCGATGGGGATCTTACGGCCGTCGGGCTGGCTCTGAATGTCAGGCATTGCCCAAGAATTCATGGACATTCTCCTGAGTTACCGGCGGACCGGTAAGGATTTAATGAGTCCTGCTCAAGAGCGGATTTCATCCGGCTCGTGGCTCCCCCTGACTGTTCTTTGCCGACCACAGGGGACCCTCCAGGACCTGTTGCGAAAAACTCCCTGTGGAGTATAATCGCGCTGATGAACATTCTTGTCGACGTACGGGCGGCTTACTTGATGTGACTTGAATTCAGGCCGTTTCGGCCTTCGGCGCAGGCAACGCCTCGCAACATTGTTTTTTTGGGCCGACCCTCGCGGAAATTGCCAGCTTTTCAGAAACCTTTCGAGGCCTAGTCCCGGATAAAGGTAGCCCTCGATGTATCCGATTCGTAGACCGAGACGCTGTAGAGAATCTCGCCGCGATCTTTCAGCCCCTGAGCTATTTCCTTGTACAAATATGCTGCGATATTCTCCGCGGACGGCTCAATCTCATCGAATGGTTTAACATCATTCAGGTAGGTGTGGTCAAGCCTTTCGACGACTCTGTTGGCAGCATGCTTCAGGTCACCAAAGTCTATGACCATTCCGCCCGGACCAGGGGACGAGGCCCTCGCTGTAACATGGACTCGGTAGTTGTGACCGTGCAAGCGCTCACACTTTCCTTTGTAATCTCTCAAGCGGTGGGCGCCGCAAAAGCCGACAATGATTTCAAGTTCATACATATATAAATCTCTCACAAAGTACAGGGGTGTTAATCAAAAACATTAGAAAATAAACGAAACATACTGATTGTGTCAAGGAAAATCCAAAAAAATAGGTTGACAAGCCGGTTCGTCTGGGGCTATATGCAAGCCCATCTCCCGGAAAACCGCGCCTATCCAGCGGTTTGCCTCCGAAAACCGTTTGAAGGAGTCTTTGGATGACGGCTTTCCGATTTGCACTCTGTATTACAATATCATATTTTGCCTCGGCTATGTTGTTTCCCCCGTCGCTCGCGCAGGCAGAAGACATTCTCCTTCGACGCGCGGCTACTCCGTCATCTTCCGGCAGCATCCAGGGTCCCAATGCCGCCCGACCGGAGGATCCCCGGGCCGGGAGTAAAAAGACCACTATCGGGCTTTCGCCGGTCCCGTACAAACCCGAAACACCGCAGGAGCCTGTCAAGGAGCCTGTTGTTCGGCAAGGCGGATATCCGGACATAAAGGGCCTCATCAGGAAAGTTAACCAGTCCGTGGTGTCGATCCGCATGCTCGATTCAAATTCCTCCTGGTCGCTGGGCAATCTGGGCTTCTCGGGCGATTCCAATGGAAAGGCCACAGGATATGGGTCGGGGTTCATAGTTTCCAGTACCGGCCATATTCTCACCAACGAACACGTGCTGCGCAATGGTACGCAAATCGAAGTGGAACTGCTCGACGGTCGGAAGTTCCTCGGAAAAGCCCTGTTCAAGGACAGCAAGAACGATCTTGCAGTCTTGAAAATATCTGCCAACAATCTGCACCCGGTAACGATGGGGGACTCCGACTCGGTTGAGTTAGGCGAGTGGGTAGTAGGAATAGGGAACCCCTACGGAATCGGCCAGTCCGCCATGATAGGAATTGTAAGCGCCCAGAAAAGGACCATTCCGGGTGCGGGCTATCCACCGTTAATTCAAATTGACGCGGCCATGAACTTGGGGAATTCCGGTGGCCCGCTTTTCAATCTGGACGGCAAAGTCGTAGGCATCAACACAATTTTGCTTTGGAAGAGCCAGGGCATAGGCTTTGCCACCCCGATTAATGTAGCCAAGGATTTTATGGAAAAGAAAAGCCATCCCCCTGTGAAGGCCGCTTCCGCCACGTCGTTAGGGCCTTTGGGCCCCGCGGCCGACCAGCCGCGCTCGCTGCCGGAACCGTTCAACCCGCTGGACCCGCCCTGGAAATTTCGACGATAAACGAACGACCCATCTGGCACAGGACCTGATATGCCCGCTGAAAAAGGATCAAAGAAGACCCGCGATCTGAAGGAGAAACTGGTCAGGCAGTCGAAACGTGCGTGGGACAAGCTTTCCGCTGCGGACAAGAAACTCGTTTTCGACTATGCCCAAGGTTATCTCGATTTCCTTAACCACGCTCGCACCGAAAGAAGAGCTGTTCGGCATATCTTGGAACGGGCCGAGAAAGAGGGCTTTCGAGAGCTGGATTCAGCCCGGGAAAAGGCTTCGCGCGTATTTCACGCATTGCGGGGCAAAACCCTGGCAATTGCGGTCGTGGGAAAAAAGCCCATAACCGAAGGGGTGAGGCTGGTGACGTCCCACGTGGACTGTCCGCGGCTGGATTTGAAGCCGAATCCCCTGTACGAGGACACAGGCCTTGCCCTTCTCAAGACCCACTACTACGGCGGAATCAAGAAATACCATTGGGTGGCCCGCTCGCTGGCCTTGTGCGGGACCGTGATCCGCGCCGACGGCAAGCAGGTTGACATCGAAATAGGATTGAATCCGGAGGACCCGGTCTTCACTATCACCGATCTGTTGCCGCATCTGGCCCGCAAGCAAATGGACCAAAAGGCCTCGGAATTCATACCCGGCGAGAACTTGAATCTCATCCTGGGCGGCTTGCCACACCAAGACGAAAAAGCGGAAGAGCGCGTCAAGCTCGCTGTGCTGGAATACCTCAACAAGAAATACAAGATCACCGAGGAAGACTTTACCAGCGCAGAGATCCAGGTCGTTCCTGCGGAACCGGCCCGCGACTTGGGTTTGGACCGAAGCCTGATCGCCGGGTACGGGCAGGACGACAGGATTTGTGCTTATGCTTGTTTTACCGCCGCATTACAAACACGCAACCCCGACCATGCTGCTATAGCCATCTTTTACGACAAAGAAGAAATCGGTAGCGAAGGCAATACCAGTGCTCAATCCCGCTTCCTGGAAATGTTCCTGATGAAACTGATGCAGAAAACGGGTATTGAACCAACTTACAGGAATCTTCACCAGGTATTTTTCAACAGCAAGGCCTTGTCCGCGGACGTGACCTCTTCAGTCGATCCCACTTACCCGGAGGTCCATGACAAGCGCAATTGCGCCAGGCTCGGCCACGGCATCAATATCACGAAGTACACCGGGCACGGCGGCAAGTATATGGCTTCGGAGGCGAATGCAGAGTACGTGGCCTGGGTCCGCAAATTGTTCAATGACAGCGGCATACTCTGGCAAGCGGCTGACGGCGGCAAGGTGGACGAGGGCGGGGGCGGGACCGTGGCCAAGTACCTGGCCAAAACCGGGATGGATATTATTGATTGCGGTCCGCCTTTGCTGGGGATGCACTCTCCACTGGAAGTTAGCTCAAAGGAAGATCTCTGGATGTGCCACCGAGCTTTCAAAGCTTTCTTTGCCAGTTGATTCTTGACGTAAACCGAATCGCCTCGAAATCTGTGGCCCGGTGGGGCCTTGACGCTATAACAGTCCCCACAAAAAGTTCTTAACGGTTGTGGTCCTGCCGGGACAGCGTTCAGGGGGTGCGCATGTTTCAGCTCCCACGAGCATCGTTCGACCGTAATATTAATTCATCATAATGAAAACAATAAAAAAGCACAGGAAGCGAAAAATAGGAAACGCTTCCATAACCTCAAGAAATTAATGCACCGCATCAGTTCTATATATTGGCGTGATTGAGCGTCGTACTGATTTGTGAAGTTACGCCCGAAAAAAGTGGTTGCCTTGAGAAGGCAAAAGACTGTAAACTGAAAAACGGTCCGACATGGTTCCCCGGAGTCGGCGAGGCAGCACCTCGCTACAGTCGAATTTTGCATATTCGAGCCGTGCTGTCATCCCGGGACGCTTGATGGGTCGTCGGCGGGTGTGTCAAATTGCCATGACGTCGCGGACTCGTCCCGCAAAAGAGGGTCCGGTGAGTTTTCTGATAGATCTCCTTCAACTTGGGTATCAGATCCACAATTCAAAATGCAGGTTCAGAGAAAGCCGGAACCTGAGCGCTTGTTCGACGCAAAGCAGCGCGGCGCCGTGCCGCTGAAGGTGTGGTCCAAAAACAGCCTTGCCTCAATATTAGACCGGAGGTAGTCACTTATGGAACGTAATGTGTGCGTAATCGCCGGGGGAATGTCAAAGTGGGGGGTCAGAGACGGCAGCCAGAGGGACTTTTTCCAGGAAGCAGCCAAAGCCTGCTATGACGACAGCCCACAACTGAACCCGAAAGACATTGACGGCTTGCTTGTAGCCTCCGCATACACGGAGCGCACCTCCTATCAGACCCATTTGGCCCCGCTGGTGGCCGAATACGTGGGTATCAAACCAAAGAACATCTGCGCGCGAGTGGAATTGCTTTGCGCAAGCGGAAGCTCCGCCATCATCCTGGCCTTCGCTCTCATAAAATCCGGCCAGGCCGATGTGGTGATGGTTGCAGGCGGCGAAAAGCTTTACACGCCGCAGAAATGGGAAGTCTTCTACAGTGAATTGGCCTCGGTGGACCACGATTGGGACGGCGGCCAGGGCTTGGGGCTTCCTCCCCCCGTGTTCGCGATGGTGGCTAAACAGCACATGAGACAATACGGGACCAAAAAGGAGCACCTGGGCCAGATCTCCGTAAAGAATCGCCGAAATGCGGCCAAAAACCCAAAGGCCCAGTTTCAGACGCCTGTGACCATGGAAGAAGTCATGAACGGCCGCATGATTGTTTCTCCATTGACCCTTTACGATTGCTGCCCGATCACCGACGGAGCGGCTGCGGTTGTCTTGGCGGTCGAAGAAAGAGCCGAAGCCATGACCGACAAACCATTGGTTTACATTCGCGGGACAGGCCAGGCGTCGCTGAACAACATGTCTGCCAACATGCCCGACTGGACAACCTGGGAAGCACTCAAGATCGCGGCAAACCAGGCATACATGAAGGCCAAGGTCGACCCGAAAGACATCGATGTGGCCCAAACCCACGATTGCTTCACCATTTCCGAAATCATCGAAATGGAAGATCTGGGATTCTGCAAGAAAGGTGAGGGAGGCTCGTTTGTCGGAGACGGGCAGAACGATTTGGGCGGTAAAATCCCCACCAACACTGACGGCGGTCTCATCGGGTGCGGCCACCCCTTTGGAGGCACCGGCATACGCCAGGCGATTGAGGTGACCCGTCAACTGCGTGGAGATGCGGTTCAGCAGGTCCCTGGGGCCAGCATCGGACTGACCCACAACCTCAGCGGGTTCATAGCCGCTCACACGGTTCTTGTTTATGGAAGGGAGGTCGCATGAGCACCCCGGGAATCCCCGTTCTGGACGGCAAGTATATGATCACCATGGACCTGTTTCCGCAGGAATCCAAGGAGTTTAATCAAATCTATCCATTTTACGAGCACCTGAACGAAGGCCGCTTCACGACTAGAAAGTGCAAGGCATGTGGAGCCGAGCCGTTTCCTCCGAGGGTGCTTTGCCCCGAATGCTACTGCACCGATATGGAGTGGGTAGACTGGCCGACTACAGGCACGGTCATAGACGTGACGGAAGAAGTGGTGGGGGTCCCACTCGGGTTCGGCAAGGCCCCGCTCATCCACGCGTTGGTGGATTTACAGGGCAAAAGGACTTTTTTCGTGCGAATCATCAATTGCAAAGAGGGTGAACTGAAGCCGGGAGATACTGTCAAGCTTGCGGTCTTCGACGTAGACCCTGTGCCGCAGGAAGTGGGCCGGGAGGTCGTGGAAATCCCGCGGGTCTTTTACGCTTTCGAACCGGCCAAGTGAGCCCAGGCATATAGCGCAAGGGTAGGCCTCCGTGCCTGCCCGAAAGATGTTTCAGCACACATCAGGATAAAGCACGATCACTGCCGGCCGGGGGAGTGCCACGAGCGTAAAGGTGAAACCCCGCAGGGCCGCTCTAAACTTGAAGTCCAAACAGGAGGTTAATAATGTCACTGGAATGGTTGCCTAGAGACAACGGCGCAAAGGATCATATTCTTATGGGTCCCGAGCACTGGGGGACCGAAGCTCCTTGCACGGTCTATGAGAAGAAACCCTTGACCTCGCCCGACGGCAAAAAGTGCGACGGCCTTTATGTGGCCTGGATTCGCCTGAACAACCCCAAGCAGTACAATTCCTACACCACCGAGATGGTCAAGGGAGTAATTGCCGGGTTCAGTTCAGCCAGCCAGGACCGGTCAGTAGTGGCCGTAGTTTTTACCGGAACGGGAGATATGGCTTTCTGCACCGGTGGAAATACCAAGGAATACGCCGAATACTACTCCATGCGCCCGCACGAATACGGCGAGTACATGGATCTCTTTAACGGCATGGTCGATGCCATCCTGAACTGCAAAAAGCCGGTGATCTGCCGAGTAAACGGAATGCGAGTAGCAGGCGGCCAGGAAATAGGCATGGCCTGCGACCTGGCCATTTCCAGCGACCTGGCGATTTTCGGTCAGGCGGGCGCTCGACACGGTTCCAGCCCCGACGGTGGGTCCACGGACTTCCTGCCCTGGTTCCTGTCCATGGAAGACGCGATGTGGAACTGCGTCAGTTGCGAGATGTGGAGCGCCTACAAGATGCGGGCGAAAAACCTGATCTCCAAGGCCATTCCCGTGTTGAAGCAGGGTGAAAAGTTCATCCGCAATCCGCTCGTAATCACCGATAGTTACGTGAAGGACGGGGAAATCGTCTACGGGGAATTCAAGACCGGCTCCGAGGGCAAAGAAGCCAAAGAGATGATGAAAGACCTTCCCAAAGACTTCGAGCTGCTCGACAAGGAAGTGAACAAAGTCATCTGGACCTTCGCGAACCTCTTCCCCGGCTGCTTGATCAAGGCGGTGGACGGCATCCGCGCGAAGAAGAAATTCTTCTGGGATCAGACCAAGCTCGCCAACCGTCACTGGTTGATGGCGAACATGGGCTATGAGGCCTACCTCGGGTTCAACGCGTTCAACTCCAAGAAGATCACAGGCAAGGATGTCATCGACTTCATCAAGTGGCGACAGCTAATTGCCGAAGGCGCTCCGGCCACACCCGAAACCTTCGCAGAGGTGATGGGAAAGCCCCAGGGGTAGAAGAAGAAATCAAGATAGGAACATTCGGGGGAAACTTTTTTCTGCAAAAAAGCTTTCCCCCGAACCCCCTTCAAAAAACTCCATATCTTGCTCGTTGGGCGGGTTCCGCCGTTGGAGGAACCCGCCCAACGAACGAGACATAGAAGTTTTTGGGGAGGGGTGCGGGGAGGCCCTTTTTACAAAAAGGGCCTCCCCGCAATTCCCTGCCTGAAAAATTCAATAGGAGGGAGGCATATGGAGCCACAATTAATCAAAGTTGAGAAGCACTTTGATGGTGCGGTCGCAAAGATCATTCTCAATTCTCCTAAAGCCAATATTCTCGAAGCAGCCATGCTCAGCGAAATCTTGTGCACCCTGGCGGGAATGTCCGACAACAAAGACCTGAAAGCCATAGTATTTGAGGGTGCAGGCAAGCATTTTTCTTTTGGCGCGAGCGTTCAGGAACACACCAAAGAAAACGCGGCCATGATGCTCCACTCCTTTCACGGGATGTTTCACCAATTGGTCAGGCTCGCGGTGCCGACCGTGGCTGTTGTCCGCGGGCAATGCCTCGGCGGTGGTATGGAACTGGCCCTGTTCTGCAATTTCATATTCGCGGACAGGACTGCCATGTTCGGCCAGCCGGAGATCGTGCTTGGCGTATTTCCGCCTCCCGCGTCGGTGATGCTTCCCCGCAAGGTGGGGCAGGCCTATGCGGACGATCTTTGCCTCACCGGCCGCTCCATCGACGCTGTTGAGGCTCACCGCATCGGTATGGTCAACATCCTCCTAGATGAA
The Desulfomonile tiedjei genome window above contains:
- a CDS encoding trypsin-like peptidase domain-containing protein, whose amino-acid sequence is MTAFRFALCITISYFASAMLFPPSLAQAEDILLRRAATPSSSGSIQGPNAARPEDPRAGSKKTTIGLSPVPYKPETPQEPVKEPVVRQGGYPDIKGLIRKVNQSVVSIRMLDSNSSWSLGNLGFSGDSNGKATGYGSGFIVSSTGHILTNEHVLRNGTQIEVELLDGRKFLGKALFKDSKNDLAVLKISANNLHPVTMGDSDSVELGEWVVGIGNPYGIGQSAMIGIVSAQKRTIPGAGYPPLIQIDAAMNLGNSGGPLFNLDGKVVGINTILLWKSQGIGFATPINVAKDFMEKKSHPPVKAASATSLGPLGPAADQPRSLPEPFNPLDPPWKFRR
- the queD gene encoding 6-carboxytetrahydropterin synthase QueD gives rise to the protein MYELEIIVGFCGAHRLRDYKGKCERLHGHNYRVHVTARASSPGPGGMVIDFGDLKHAANRVVERLDHTYLNDVKPFDEIEPSAENIAAYLYKEIAQGLKDRGEILYSVSVYESDTSRATFIRD
- a CDS encoding enoyl-CoA hydratase/isomerase family protein codes for the protein MEPQLIKVEKHFDGAVAKIILNSPKANILEAAMLSEILCTLAGMSDNKDLKAIVFEGAGKHFSFGASVQEHTKENAAMMLHSFHGMFHQLVRLAVPTVAVVRGQCLGGGMELALFCNFIFADRTAMFGQPEIVLGVFPPPASVMLPRKVGQAYADDLCLTGRSIDAVEAHRIGMVNILLDEGQDAWEAASAWIDKYLIPKSAECLRIANQAVRKDFFRRIWEDFPRMEGLYLADLMETHDANEGINAFLEKRKPEWKNK
- a CDS encoding GTP cyclohydrolase I FolE2 — encoded protein: MPDIQSQPDGRKIPIDKVGVKGLRYPIAVKDRRKGWQHTVGLFDLFVNLPHDFKGTHMSRFIEVLNEFRGEVSMEKFQEILEKIKNKLHAQSAHMNVEFPYFIEKMAPVTATPGLMAYTCFMSGALGERFDLIVGVEVPVTTVCPCSKEISDHGAHNQRGLVRVQLKFKKFFWIEDIIEVVESSVSSEIYSLLKRPDEKYVTERAFENPMFVEDVVRSAVSMLREKDNFPWYRIEAENFESIHNHSAYAMIEKDFLPEPQRFRGAVATRFNGSI
- a CDS encoding serine hydrolase, with amino-acid sequence MGLSVRLLLVATAVTLISCGPGFCLEPVPAQTNIEALVTRTGNGQAVFITPPKAPAAVADRPRPQAAPVVARPPSGPVQAAPVAHLANPNGSRAALGSPPRPKAVPSDTRKAVDAAHPTLRPVTKAELIPASQPMRPDPSAPSLLSAPKTVATGPKPAVKARALYCLDCSSNRPMLAENISEPLPIASITKLLTAMIVIDEMNLDNVLTVPDDIKEVERHTVGIRPGDLLSVKDLLHGMLIESGNDCAEVLARSYPKGGRTAFITAMNRRAALLGASRTNIFTPSGLDMKFMLGRKDHRNLMTRKPNLATAEEVAIIAREAFKYPLIREISGMKTYTMRTRNQPARDYPLASNDKLLHRDLPVAGAKTGFTNMAGRCIVAQFKNEKRDYLVVVLNTPHHFKAAERIYRWVCKTF
- the oah gene encoding 6-oxocyclohex-1-ene-1-carbonyl-CoA hydratase, which encodes MSLEWLPRDNGAKDHILMGPEHWGTEAPCTVYEKKPLTSPDGKKCDGLYVAWIRLNNPKQYNSYTTEMVKGVIAGFSSASQDRSVVAVVFTGTGDMAFCTGGNTKEYAEYYSMRPHEYGEYMDLFNGMVDAILNCKKPVICRVNGMRVAGGQEIGMACDLAISSDLAIFGQAGARHGSSPDGGSTDFLPWFLSMEDAMWNCVSCEMWSAYKMRAKNLISKAIPVLKQGEKFIRNPLVITDSYVKDGEIVYGEFKTGSEGKEAKEMMKDLPKDFELLDKEVNKVIWTFANLFPGCLIKAVDGIRAKKKFFWDQTKLANRHWLMANMGYEAYLGFNAFNSKKITGKDVIDFIKWRQLIAEGAPATPETFAEVMGKPQG
- the glk gene encoding glucokinase, which gives rise to MSGAIDRTTVLAGDVGGTKTNLGLFVPGAARPELVTMESFTSKAAVTLSDLIAAFIADKSEPIASACFGIPGPVIEGSSKTTNLPWKVSEQVIKDDFGWKKVRLINDLTATAHAVPLLRNDEIFELNPVAENAKGNMGIVAPGTGLGVALIVTVGKKLHPVPSEGGHADFAPTDGDQADLLKYLRNKFDHVSVERVISGPGLADIYSWLRDRGDYDEPDWLAERLKSEDPPMVISDAALDQKEPLCIKALEIFVSILGAYAGNLALTGMTTGGIYLGGGISPKILPKLKEGAFMKAFTAKGRFKELLSQMPVRVILNDKAALLGAAWCALQNLSED
- a CDS encoding thiolase family protein, with the translated sequence MERNVCVIAGGMSKWGVRDGSQRDFFQEAAKACYDDSPQLNPKDIDGLLVASAYTERTSYQTHLAPLVAEYVGIKPKNICARVELLCASGSSAIILAFALIKSGQADVVMVAGGEKLYTPQKWEVFYSELASVDHDWDGGQGLGLPPPVFAMVAKQHMRQYGTKKEHLGQISVKNRRNAAKNPKAQFQTPVTMEEVMNGRMIVSPLTLYDCCPITDGAAAVVLAVEERAEAMTDKPLVYIRGTGQASLNNMSANMPDWTTWEALKIAANQAYMKAKVDPKDIDVAQTHDCFTISEIIEMEDLGFCKKGEGGSFVGDGQNDLGGKIPTNTDGGLIGCGHPFGGTGIRQAIEVTRQLRGDAVQQVPGASIGLTHNLSGFIAAHTVLVYGREVA
- a CDS encoding aminopeptidase encodes the protein MPAEKGSKKTRDLKEKLVRQSKRAWDKLSAADKKLVFDYAQGYLDFLNHARTERRAVRHILERAEKEGFRELDSAREKASRVFHALRGKTLAIAVVGKKPITEGVRLVTSHVDCPRLDLKPNPLYEDTGLALLKTHYYGGIKKYHWVARSLALCGTVIRADGKQVDIEIGLNPEDPVFTITDLLPHLARKQMDQKASEFIPGENLNLILGGLPHQDEKAEERVKLAVLEYLNKKYKITEEDFTSAEIQVVPAEPARDLGLDRSLIAGYGQDDRICAYACFTAALQTRNPDHAAIAIFYDKEEIGSEGNTSAQSRFLEMFLMKLMQKTGIEPTYRNLHQVFFNSKALSADVTSSVDPTYPEVHDKRNCARLGHGINITKYTGHGGKYMASEANAEYVAWVRKLFNDSGILWQAADGGKVDEGGGGTVAKYLAKTGMDIIDCGPPLLGMHSPLEVSSKEDLWMCHRAFKAFFAS